From the Manis pentadactyla isolate mManPen7 chromosome 7, mManPen7.hap1, whole genome shotgun sequence genome, one window contains:
- the SYPL1 gene encoding synaptophysin-like protein 1 — MSSFQLSLNPLKEPLGFIKVLEWIASIFAFATCGGFKGKTEIQVGCRKFNDNKTVTATFGYPFRLNQASFEAPNNGNVCDINWKSYVLIGDYSSSAQFYVTFAVFVFLYCMAALLLYVGYTNLYRESRKLPMVDFVVTLIATFLWLVSTSAWAKALTDIKVATGYNIVQELEPCKHPGVMCTFGSVTSMGSLNVSVIFGFLNMILWGGNAWFVYKETSLHSPSNTSASHSQGGMPPPGI, encoded by the exons ATGTCCTCCTTCCAGCTCAGCCTCAACCCGCTCAAGGAGCCGCTCGGCTTCATCAAGGTCCTCGAGTGG ATTGCTTCTATCTTTGCTTTTGCCACCTGTGGAGGTTTTAAGGGCAAAACAGAAATTCAAGTGGGTTGTCGTAAATTTAATGACAACAAAACAGTTACTGCTACTTTTGGATATCCATTCAG gttGAATCAGGCATCATTTGAGGCACCTAACAATGGAAATGTGTGTGATATAAATTGGAAAAGTTATGTCCTTATTGGAGATTACTCTTCGTCTGCACAATTCTATGTTACGTTTGCAGTCTTTGTCTTCCTGTACTGCATGGCTGCTCTTCTGCTCTATGTTGGTTATACGAACCTATATCGGGAAAGTCGAAAACTTCCCATGGTT gacTTTGTTGTTACTCTTATTGCCACTTTTTTATGGTTGGTGAGCACTTCAGCCTGGGCTAAAGCTCTTACAGATATTAAAGTAGCTACTGGTTACAATATTGTCCAGGAACTTGAGCCTTGTAAGCATCCAGGAGTGATGTGTACTTTTGGTTCCGTGACTAGTATGGGATCCCTAAATGTATCTGTG atCTTTGGCTTTCTGAATATGATACTTTGGGGAGGAAATGCATGGTTTGTGTACAAGGAGACCAGCTTACACAGTCCATCAAATACTTCTGCTTCCCATAGCCAAGGAGGTATGCCACCTCCTGGAATATAA